ttttatagtaaaaggtaagttcaacggggtcgattagaagatcaatcaatgaacagataaagtaataaaacgtgaatttttgaaggtattgataacgaaaaacaaattttgggcgagacgaagttcatcAGCCAAATAATCTTCGTTACAGATTGAATAATAGTATACCATAACCTCTATATAGACATAAACGGAatgatccgcaaatttttaaatatttatctaaaaggatattgcatcccattaACTTAAGCTTCTCAATCactgacacggttaagaaaccTCTTTCAGATGgacatttcttaccgtttttcggaaacggtctacaaccTGAGAAAAGTTTGTTGCAGTCCATTGTGGTAAACTGCTATCCACTCTATAatgaagattgttcgactgatggacgatgtttgaatctgagtaaagttatatacagccattccatgccaaaccgatatagtggttttcagattttcatgaaaagtggaaGATTTGTTCATTGTCACGAACAATTAGtgtcacattttaatctgtaccagaggggtggAAAAtcattctcatctgtacttctttttccaaaaatctgtaccatcgaaaatattcgttgtagagaaaaatctatttgattaccatgaaaaaatactcatttattcacTACAAATACTACGTTTAAATTTGCAAGACATTCGTTTGTtcgatgatgcttatacatagtttttctaatCTAGATTGTCCTTTTTAAGCTATTGGATATATAGGTATactatactagctaacccggcaaactacgtcccgcccaaaatttgtttttttatccaatcgcagaactgttcattgattgatcttctaatcgatcccgttgaatttaccttttactaaaacattgctagtacttctaccaaaactcatcatcataatatcagattattttcagacacaattcttgttcaagattcttcaaccatttgcaaataacatatttttacgTTACATGGAACAATCTCAATATacctaattttgtttcatttacttgattatttctcaagtaatacaaaaatttgtgttccatttgcatggcagcccaccctaaaAGAGGGGGTAGGAATATCTtatcaccgtaaaaacatttactgcaccctaaaacctccagatttctaatttggtttcatttgcttgatcaattttcgagtaatgcagaaatttgtgtttcgtttgtatgtcagcctttcttagagaggggggtggagtgtctaaccaccatagaaacatttattgcaccctaaaacctccatatgcctaatttggtttcatttgcttgattaatttccgagtaatgcagaaatttgtgtttcatttgtatggcagactaccaacctccccccccccccttagagagggggttgaGTGTCTTACCActataaaatcatttattgcaccctaaaacctgcatatgcctaatttggtttcatttgctcgattaattcacgagtaatgcaaaaatttgtgtttcatttgtatggccacccctcttagagagggggtggagtgtctaaccaccatacaaacatttattgcatcctaaaaccttcacatgcctaattcggtttcatttgcttgattgattctcgagtaatgcagaaatttttgtttcatttgtatggcaacccctcttagagaggggggtggagtgtctaaccaccatagaaacatttattgcaccctgatacctccatatgcttaatttggtttcatttgcttaatttattctcgaataatgcagaattttttgtttcttttgtatggcagacagAAATGTATTTTGTAtggcaatgcagaaatttgtgaaatAGCTAGCACACAAAGCCAGCGAATTACATGTACATTTGAAGACTACTAACCTGGGCAATCGATTTTCATCAAGCGCATTACGGAATTTAGAACCCCTATCATCACggtcgcaccgtccgacgcgaatcctcTCAGACAATCCTCGTAAGGAACTCCATCCTTATTATGCAataattgatcaatttcactgcGATACtgtggcgtaaaagtcgtcatgtaccttaatattgctttgttcaaattaaagaaatttcacaaacggaaaaaatctgtaccattctgtactttttgacgcaaatctgtactctgtactgtacagaatctgtaccgaaAATATCGGAAAAATCtataccattccagataaatctgtacgtgttgCAACACtgaattagacccgtatttttttttttagaatgcccattttcatttcagGGTGGTTCAAATccattttttcacctttttcctaaaaatgattttttttcgaaaatccataacttttgaattattgaatcgattcagatgatcgatatatcaccgattcagatgatcgagaaATCAAATTAATTGATTAGTCTATTTGGGAAAAGTATGATCATTGCCAACAATTTGGATTttcttttcgtaattattgattgtatttgttttttatgctttcatgactttggactagaaggcgctatatttttttacatttttttctgaaagctgagattatatatccaaaaatcagagatgtgatttttgtcgtttttgagttatgaattttcaaagttaaccgatggttaaaaaatcaaattttctcctttttccaaaaaagaaaaatcataactttgaaactactgaaccgatttagatgatcaataAATCGAATTGAAGCAAATAATCtgatcttctttgaaaaaatatttcatttgcgaataatttaggttttcatttttgtaattaattagtgtgttagtttttcatagttttctcggtcaaatatagaggacgctatattttttcatattttttctttcttttttacataacatatccaaaaatcaaagatgtttcttttttcgttttttagtcaTGATATTTCGAATTTAACTTCTTTTCaatcttcgatcaatattccaaTGCAACTAGATTAGatatatgcgactagaatccaattgtTTCGCAGTTGttatatttttaaatgaaagactagctcattggattcaattttaaatgtcgaatcggtccagtacttcaaaagttatgattttttgaaaaaatcatttttagaaaaaggcaaaaaatgatgttttgaacctcataacttaaaaagaacaaaaatcacatctctgatttttggatatgttatataaaaaacctcagatttcaagaaaacaactggaccgtttgaagctagcgattgaccagaaacggccaTAATTGGCCAACAGATGAAGTGATGTGTCCCATCAGGACAAAGCAAGGACACACACGGCTGTAGTGACTCGCCAAAAATTCCGGGACCTTGGTTGGGAAGTTTCAatacatccaccatatagtccagacctggcaccaagcgattaccatttTTTCCTCGCATTGCCAAGcatcctgagtgataagaaattgggatcaaaagAAGATAGTGGAATTCGAATACCATAGTTTCTCTCCAATTagaaccaagacttctatgagagaggcattatgaagctactttTAAAGTAACGATAAGCGGTTCagatttgacccaaatcggacaatccgaaacatcttaaataaaatgttgaatttcacccaaaaataatggatttctccAACCTCTCCCTTACCATAAATTATGTGGAAGCGATTCTTTTTCCAATATCCGTGTGttgaaaaatgacaaatgaaaaggAGTCCGAAATAGCGTTACTGGTAACTGGTGATATGGGTGAATCACGTTTGCTCTAAATTTAAGTTATAATTAGTCTCAAAGATCCAAACTTATCTATTACAAAAACGATGTGAAAAACAATATTCCTCTCATAAGATCATTCTgttttgttatcgatttcactcAAAGTTGAACCAAATCAAATAATAAATAAgtcatttattcaaattttaattcaaacatttcTTCAACAGTTTCACAACGCTATTATATGTGTACTCCAAATCCGTTAATAGTGCTTTCCATAGACCATTGGGCGGCTGCTATAGGGAGCAGCTGGAACAGCGGAATAGGACCATGCTGGGTCAGCTTCAACATAGGCATTCTTGAAAGCTGGGGCAGCATAAGGATAAGCTGGAGCGGCTTCAACATAAGCAGCCTTGGCAATCGGGGCAGTAGCGTAAGTTAGAGCTGGCGCAGCTTGAACATAAGAAGTCTTAGCAATCGGAGCAGCAGTATAGGTCAGCGCTGGGGCAGCAGCGTAAGTCAAAGCTGGAGCTGTTTCGATGTAGCTAGCCTTGGCAATTGGAGCAGTGGCGTAGGTCAGAACAGGAGCAGCAGCCACAGTGTGATGGTATGTGGTCTTCTTAATTGGAGTCGCAACAATGGTTTTCTTCGAACCGTGAGCGTAAATTGGTTCGGAGAACTTTGTGTCATGAACAACTGATGAGCTGTGGTGGGTGACTCCAGTTGGGACATGCTTGACGACGGTTCCAACGTGGGCAACGGTTGGTTCCTCAATGATGTTCTTCTGGTAGGAGATATGCTTGTGAGCAACCAGAGATGGCTGATGAACAACGGTTGCATGCGGAGCAGCGGCGGCAATGACGAAAGCAGAAGACAACAGCACCTTAAATGCGataaaaaacaattaaattGTGCACCATCGAAAATTACGCTGTGGTAGTTACCAATTTGAACATTTTGGACGATTGTTTGAGAACGATGACAATAAGTTAATTACTCGTTGAAGGTGGATTATTAGACTGTACTTCTCTAGCAAGCCTACCGCGCTTTTATAACACTGAACCGAAACTATTCAACCATGTACCACCTTGACATTGATAATCGTGTTGACGAGCAACATAGCCGAAATTTTGGTTTTATACATTTTCATCTTCTCCTTTCGGCGAGTAGGCGCTCAGAGGTGGCGCCTAGCGTGTATCTGTTTGATGCTTGGTTCCGATAAAATATTATTATCGATGGATTTCTGTTTAGACTTGTTTGGTTCAAACGAAATTCATTCATATTGACATGTATATAGgatattttataataaattTATCAACGATTAACGAAGAAATAGCTAGATCTTTAAGAGCAGTATAAAacaatagctgacccggcaaactcgtcccgctcaaaatttatttttagttatcacattcacgttttcttactaagtgcatgcttatggatccaatcgcagaactgttctttgattgatcttctaatcgaccctctaaaattaccttttactataaatttcctagtaccttcttctaccaaaactcttcattataatatcagattattttcagacacaattctcgaagatttttcaatcatttgcaaataacatgtttctccgttacatgaaatgaatgtttgatacagaaaatatgatagaataaagacagtcctaaatcggacaattcctttctcgaggtctgctcttatcaacacattcggcgatacttttttattggtatagatagaaggagatataggagtgcgttttatcacattttcactctcgaacaaaaatcaatttcgttagcgcaaacatcaaatggactaacaacgtttgtcgctatgtaattgtaaaacatatgcgaatttgattttttcctttttttcttttttcctaattttccctttttccttcagagttttccgtcatgtttggtttaaatatgtgcattatttttactgGATTTCTTATCCATTTTTGAaaagagaggggtgtcataccatcatagaaacatttctcgtatccaaaaatcctcacatcccaaaatttggctccaattgcttgattagttcttgagaaatgcagaaatttatgcttcattcgtatggcagatTAAGACTCCCCCACCCCTTCTCGCATTGTAAAACTTCCTGGGTGAttagaaattgggatcaagagaagattgtaaaaatctattgataGAATTTTTCTCCAATAAGAACCAAGACTTCTATAAAAGAGGCATTAccaagctacctttagaatggcaataaATTTTACAACACaccggtgcatatttgacccaaagcGGACAATTCGAAGCATAACAAAGAAGAGTGAATaatgtaaaataaataaataacattatTACCTGGACTATTATCGTCTATCTTTGatgaatttttgttcgaaagcttGTCATTTAGGATATTTCAGAATTTCCCCGTTGGCTACAGCTAAAAAACAAGATATTTGTGCTACAAAATCATTACATCATTAATAAAAACATcattaataaaatataatacCTAGGATGTGTTTTATGTTGGCTTTCATTTGAATCATTCTGTCACTgacatttcaatgaaaacacATTAACGTAACGAAAGGTTTTCATGTATGATTCGAGAAAAGcatttataacttttttttgagatatatgAAAACATTGCTTTAAGACGCTGATGTTTATTACTATTATATGATCTTTTCAaaccatttttttcgaaaacgttGTTTTCAGGATTCAGGATTTAATCATGATTGATGTATTGTATGTACCATTAGAAACCTTTTTTGAAACTAAAAACTTCGATGAAAATAAGAATTATTCCTCTAAATTTGTATTTGGAAATCGTTGCCAGATCTTAGCTATTCCCCTCTTCAAgtaggactcgattatatacagactcgattatatgtgattcaattatatacaatttcggACTCCGTTATAtacaatttggatttttttgtgttatatttcaaatatggcttatttcaagaagaaacttaacctttcaacgttaaggtgtaatttaagtggttattacatgtacagtggggtaaaaatcgtgatttttgaagattttgcttgaatttccaTCAAGAATTctcaatatcgatattgcagccaaattaagaaagatagaagttgggtgtcaaaaaacaaattgtagggCAGTtagagaacttcaatttaattttagaatgaaattaataatagcacattaaaaattattaacttttaagttttttacttccaaaatgttattaaaatccaataatttaaatgttccactaatatcc
The Toxorhynchites rutilus septentrionalis strain SRP chromosome 2, ASM2978413v1, whole genome shotgun sequence genome window above contains:
- the LOC129771615 gene encoding pupal cuticle protein C1B-like is translated as MFKLVLLSSAFVIAAAAPHATVVHQPSLVAHKHISYQKNIIEEPTVAHVGTVVKHVPTGVTHHSSSVVHDTKFSEPIYAHGSKKTIVATPIKKTTYHHTVAAAPVLTYATAPIAKASYIETAPALTYAAAPALTYTAAPIAKTSYVQAAPALTYATAPIAKAAYVEAAPAYPYAAPAFKNAYVEADPAWSYSAVPAAPYSSRPMVYGKHY